CGTGAAAATCGTAGCTGTTTATCCCTTGAACGAGGGAATTCCCGAGGTACATAACCACTAACGCCAGGGCAATTTTGGACTCTCCGATTATTCTCCCAGCCAGTAGGTACAGCAGGTACGCAGATAGGGATATGACGACCGTTTGGATAACCAGCAGGGTCTCGGCGTGGGGTAAAAGGCCGTAGAGAGGGGCCAAGACAGCGAGAACTGGGGATAAGTGTATCCTGAAGTGGTTGGGGGCACAAAAAACGAACCATTCAACGGTGTTATACATAAAATCTCCGTGGACAGTGCTCCACAGGGACTGCATAAAGATTCCCATATCGAAGGCATTTGTACGGAAGGTGTAGTGCCTGTTAAATGAAATGAGCACCATGGCCGCACTGTATGTTACCATTGTTACCCACAGGAAGTAACTAGACCTCCTTTTTTGCATAGGGATCACCTGTAACTACGGCAATAATAAGGAGCAGTCTTTGGTTGGGTTTAATCAATCAGTTTTCAAGTCTTATCGACTCCACGAATATGATGCAATCACAGTCTTTATGGATTTCGATTACGTTCAACGAATCCCTATTTATAGTCACATTAAATGAAAGGATATTAGCTCCTTGGGTTATTGTGGCGTCGTATTCCTTTCCGTTTATTATAACGGACAGATTAAGAGGAGATCTCATAGATGAAACGATGGACATAGTGACTTTATTATAGTCCCTGCATGGAACAAAGGCTATGGTTCCTTTAGGAGCCGTAAGCCATGCGTAGTCAATGCCCTCGAGATAAAAGTACTCAACTCTAAAGTACTTCTTCCAGAAGCCATATACATAATACTTACCGTCCAAGTGCATATTTCCTGAGATATAATCATCACAAAGTGTCAGTTCGTTAGATAAAATCCTATAATTATTCCTTGTATCGGTTGAAGTTAAATCAAATAACCAATTTCCATCATTAAAACGAATCAGTTTGTATCTTGGATAAAAGACCATAGGATCCAAACTGGGATAATTTGTATCTATATAAGCAAGTTCAGCATTGAGTGGTCTTAGTCCAAGGAGTATCGTTTTTTCAGCGTTGCTGGGGGTTAGATTTTCCACTCTGCACCTATTCATATGAGAGAAGATAACAGTATTAGACGTGAAAAATGGAATCCACTGTGCAGAATCCTGGAAACACGAATTAAGGATGGTGGCATTACTGAACCTATCATTTATCCACTTGAAATCCTCTAAATTATTTGAATCCACATAGAAGTTTGCCTCTCCAGCAATCAGATCGTAAGGGATACTGAGGGCTGGAACTATAAAAAGAAGTATCAATATGAATACCTCACTCATTACATGCAATTTTCGAACCGTTATATTGCGTGTTAATGTGAGTGCCGTGTCCCACCCGAGAGCAATGAAAACCGGGAATAGCGGGATTAACCAGAGGAACATTCTCTCCATGGCAGCGGTTCCAAAAAAGGCACTGGAACATTATAAGTGAGGCGATTTAACATTAGTAGTATAACAAACACAGTAAATGCCAACAATGACAATGTTTCTTTACGTTTAAGCTTTTTCCTCATTGCGGCTATCGGACCTAGAAACAAAAAGATCGTTGCAAGGTAGTTGGAATTCCTGATCGTTGCCCATCTGATGATATACATAAATTTCCACCAAGTATCCATCGGATTTTTTCCCTTAAATATCGCGAGATTTCCAACCACAACCCCCACGTATGACGCCCAGGGATATTCAATAGTTACATCTGATGCCAACTGAGGCCACAGAAAATATGGATTTAACAGAACATACAAAACTACTGGAGTAACAAAATACATCACGCCGACTGAGAGAGCTTTTTTAATGGACATCTCCCTGCTTATAATTTTTAGAAGAAGGTACACAGACAAAACGAATACCCAATTCTGAAAACCATAGGGGGGAACCGAAAGAGCTCCAACTCCAATTAGCACTGTAAATATTGTAAGAGCCTTAGAGTTACCAGCGTTTTCGATGTCCAAGTATGCCAATGCAAGAAGTACCATGAAGAAATACAATCCAATAAAGTTGGGATTTATGTAAACCAGCAGGTAATAGGTACAAATGTTAGTCACGAGTATTAACATTGATGCGTATAACCTAATTTTTCGATCAAACCAAACAGACGCGAATAGATAGGTTCCCAAGACTATGAAGGCCCAGCTCCATAGACGTACAACCAGCATGGCGTGAGGTATCAAATCTCCCGAAACAAGCACAACAAGGGACACTAGCACATGGTATCCAGCAGGATAAGTGAAGACGTTAAAAACAGGGACCTTTGGAGGAAACAGAGTCATATATTCGAGAATATACTGAATTTTTGTAGCGTGGAAATAGTTATCAACATTATCTGTGGGCATCTTGAACACTAGTGCTCTCACTCCAACTACAAGAAAAACCGTGAGCAATAGTTTTACGAGGGGGATATACTCTGACTTTTTTTGGCTTGTTATTAAACGAAAATCTCCAATGTCAAATGTAACAGTGATAAGAAAGATCACAACGTACTCAAGAACATTTAGATCTACATGGACAATACTAAAGCAATAAGCAAAGATAGAAAGAATAGACATTCCTATTGCGGGGGATATGGAAATTCGGTATAAAATGTCTTCAAACAAATACCTGCTTATATTAAATCCCACAAGTACAACCAGCAACGGTGCAAAGTATGGGATTAATCTTAGCGAGAACGAAAATCCCAAAGGCCAGTGACGCTCCCAACAAAAAATTATATACTTCCCGTAATTCCATAATCTAACGTACGAGCTTAGATTTATAAAAATGACCCCCTAGAGATTACAACGAAAAACTTAATACAATATTTGCACAATTCATAACAAGGTGATCCCCATGGCGTTCCTCTCCTTCGGATCCAAAAGGGATAAAATAAAAAAGATGATCGAGGAAGAGAAGTTCGACGAAATACTCAAAATGGCAGTTAAGGACAAGAAAGCCCTGCAGGCACTGATTGAACTTTTGGACGACTCCAACCCCGGCATAGTTGGCGATGCACTTCTCCTGCTGAGCAACGTCCTCGAGATCAATCCGAATTCCACGCGGAGCCACATAACCCCAGAACTCTTCCAGAAGCTGATGGCGCTGATGGAGAGGAAAAATCCATACGTCAGGGAGAACGCTATGCTCCTATCGTACAAGATAATAAAGAGCTTTCCAGAGGTTGCGTCCCAGCACAGGGACTGGATAGTGGAAGGCGTGAGAAGGGGTCTCACAGAGGGCAACAAAGACCAGAAAGGTTTTCTTCTGATGGTCATAGGCGAGCTTGGGCTGAAGGAACTTAGGCCAATGGTGGAAGAGCTCGTTAGCGTCGAGGACAAGGTGATACTTCCCTTTGAGGGCAAGAAGTGGGTCCCTCTTGGGGATATAGCCAAAGAAGTTCTTGAAAAACTTTCGTAAGCTGAACTCAAATTGATACGTTTCCTACATTATTCCATTTATGTTGCGAAAAATTAATAAGCCCGTTTGTTTTAAATACCCAGGGTGATACTATGCTCGAAGAGTTGCTGTTGCTGTTTTTCCTCTTCCTGGCCATCATGCTGGTGGTCAAGGTTGGCTTTGGAGTAATCAAGTACCTAGTGGCCAATGCAATAATTGGCCTTATAATACTGTGGTTCACGAACTGGATAGGCATCTCGGACGTGCCACTGACGGCCCTCAACGTGCTGGTAGTGGCGATAGGCGGGATATTGGGCGTAATTGCCCTGATAATAGTCTACTGGTTCTAGCTGGTTTTTCCTAAACTTTATAAATTCTCCGCTTTTTCATTCTCCAGGATTAAAACCGAGTGGAAAGCATTCTGAGGGGGTGTGATGCTCATGTCTCACAAGTCCGCGGAAATGTACGAGCTCAAAAAGAAGGTGGAAGAACTTAAGAACCATCGGGGTCGAGCTACCGAGCTGGTCAGCCTCTACATTCCCGCTGGATACGACATAAACAAGGTGATGCAGCAGCTCCGAGAGGAATACGGAACGGCCCAGAACATCAAGAGCAAATCGACCCGAAAGAACGTTCTGGGAGCACTTGAGAGGGCCATGCAGCACCTCAAACTCTACCGGAAGACGCCCGAGAACGGTCTCGCTCTCTTCGTCGGGAACGTCAGCGAGCAGGAAGGTGTGAGCGACATCAGGCTCTGGGCGATAGTTCCGCCCGAGCCGCTGAAGGTCCGCCTCTACCGATGTGACCAGACCTTCGTCACGGAACCGCTCGAGGAGATGCTCCGCGTCAAAGACGCCTACGGCCTGATAACCGTCGAGAAGAACGAAGCCACGATAGGCCTTCTCCGCGGAAAGCGCATCGACGTCATAGACGAGCTGACTTCGAACGTCCCCGGAAAGACGAGGGCTGGTGGTCAGTCGGCGAGGCGTTACGAGAGGATCCGCGAGCAGGAGACCCACGAGTTCATGAAGAGGATCGGTGAGCACGCCAACAAGGCCTTCCTCCCGCTCCTTGAGAAGGGCGAGCTGAGGGGAATCATCATTGGTGGCCCTGGGCCGACCAAGGAGGAGTTCGTCGAGGGCGACTACCTCCACCACGAGCTCAGGAAGAAGATAATAGGCGTCGTTGACATCAGCTACCACGGCGAGTACGGCCTGAGGGAGCTCGTCGAGAAGGCCAGCGACATACTCAAGGACCACGAGGCGGTGAAGGAGAGGCATCTAATCCAGAACTTCTTCAGGCACCTCGTCAAGGACACGGGGATGATAACCTACGGTGAGAAGGAGGTCAGGCAGGCGCTCGAACTTGGAGCCGTGGACACTCTCCTCATCAGCGAGGGCTACGACAAGGTTCGCGTCAGGGCCAAGTGCAACAACTGCGGCTGGAGCGAGGAGAAGACGATGAGCGAGCAGGAGTTCCACGTCTACAGGAAGAAGCTCACCCACTGCCCCAAGTGCGGAAGCCAGAACATAAGCTTCGAGAAGTGGGACGTCGCGGAGGAGTTCATAAAGATGGCCGAGGAGGCCGGCTCGAACGTGGAGATCATCTCCCTCGACACGGACGAGGGCCAGCAGTTCTACAAGGCCTTCGGCGGCCTTGGGGCGTTCCTCAGGTACAAGATTCACTGAGCTATTTAAACCTCTTCTCCCTTCTTCAGGTATGCCACAAAAGACGGGATAAAATTTGGAAAAGCCAAAATCACATCTTCTCTGGCGCCTCTATGCCGAGCAACTCAAGCCCGTTCCTGAGAACCTGTTTGACCGCCAGAACGAGCAACAGGCGCTCCTCCCTGATTCCCTCCTCGGCTTTGAGCACCGGGTGGTCCATGTAGAACTTGTTGAAGAGCGAGGCCAGCTCGTTGAGGTAAGCTGGAACCAGGTGGGGTTTGATGTCCCTGCCGGCGCTCTCTATGACCTCTGGGAACTTGGCGAGGAGCTTTATGAGTTCCTTTTCCCTGTTGGTGAGTCCTGAGAAGTCGGCCTTTTCGAGCAGGGATTTCCACCCGACGTCGAGACCGCTCTCGTCCGCCTTCCTGAGGATAGAGGCGCAGCGAGCGTGGGCGTACTGTATGTAGGGCGCGCTCTCCCCCTCGAAGTTCAGCACGTCGTCCCAGCGGAAGGTTATCACCTTGTCGGGGCTGTACTTGACGAGGTTGAAGCGAACCGCGCCTACTCCAACCGCTTCAGCTATCTCCTCCTTTTCCCTCTCGCTCAGGCCCGGGTTCTTCTCCTCGACGAGCTCCCTCGCCCTCTGCACGGCCTCGTTGAGAACCTCATCGACGGTGAAGCCGACCCAGGTTCCCTTCCTTCCCGAGAACTTGCCCTCTTCCCTCACGACGTGCTCGTAAGCGAGGTGGTGGAAGTTCCCGGCGGCATCTTCAAAGCCGAGGAGCTGGAGGGCGTACTTTATCGCCATCTGCGGGTGCCTCTGCTCCGCCCCGATGACGTTTATGACTATATCCCCCCTGCCGAACTTACCCGGCATCTCCTCTCCGTCCGGTGCGGTCGTCCACGTCTCGTGGTTCCCAATCCTGTCCCAGGGCCTGTAGAGCATATCGGCCTTTACCTTCCCGAACTTCCAGAGGTGATACGCTATGTCCTTGCCGGTGTAGGTGGCGGTCCCGTCGCTCCTCCTGAGGACGAGGAAGGGGTTCTTCATGTCGGGGAAGAGCTTCCTGAGGTCCATAACGAAGGCTCCCCTGTATTTTCCTTCCGTGGCCCAGAAGAAGTTCTCGTTTTTCTCTATCAGCCCGTAGGCTTCCCCGAATATTCCGCTCCTCATTATGTCGCTCTCCCAGCTGAGCAGGTCGTAGGCTATGCCCATGCGGTAGGTGGTGAGCATTTGAGCCTTAACCACGCGCTCGGCCAGCTTCCTTCCGATTTCTGCTATCTCATTGTCGCCTTCCTCAAGTTTCTTCATCAGTTCGCGAACCTCTCCGTCCACCTCGGAGTTCTCCTCGATGCGCTTGTTTACCTCGACGTAGAGGAGCCCCATGACGTGGTCTATGAAGTCCTCCTTCAGGTTTTTCTCCATCAGCTCGGCCTCGATCTTCTCGAACTCCTCCCTGAGGTTTAGGTAGCCCCAGAGAACCTGTGCGAACTGGACGCCAAGGTCGTCGATGTAGTTCTGGACTTCAACGATGTAGCCGAGCTTCCTCATGATCCTTGCCATCGTGTCACCGAGGACCGCGTTCCTCGCGTGCCCCATGTGGAGCGGTTTGGTGGGGTTCACTGAAGTGTGCTCGACGATGACCTTCTTACCCTTTCCAACGTCGCTCTCGCCGTAGACCTCTCCCTTTTCGAGTATCTCCTGCACCAGTGCTTTTCCAAAGACGTCGTAGTTCAGGTAGAAGTTTATGTAGCCATTTACTGCCCTCACCTCGGCTATTTCTCCGGGGAGTTTGTCCTTAATTCTGTCCGCAAGCTCCTCCGCTATCAGCTTCGGGGCCCTCCTGAAGACCCTCGCCAGCTGGAAGGCGACGGCCGTTCCGAAGTCGCCAAGCTCGATGCTCGGAGTGTCGTCGAACGTTATCTCACCGTTCCACTCTTTTCCGGCCTCCTTAAGCATCTCGTCAAGGGCTTCTTCGAGAATGAGCTTTACCCTCTCCTTAACCTCGCCGTATCCCATTCACACCACCGCACTCACTTGAACCCAACCTTTAAAAAGTTCTCCCGCGAATTTACTCTGGAGGTGGGTAGAATGAAGCACCGCGTGGGTGAGCACAAGGCAAAGAAGGGCCTCATAAGGATAGAGTTCGATGAGAAGGACGGAATAGCGGAGCACGTCAAGATAACCGGGGACTTCTTCATGCACCCGGAGGAAGCTATTCAAGAGCTCGAGCAGAGACTGGAAGGCCGCCGCGTTGAAGAGCTGGAGCACCTTATGGACGAGTTCTTCGCCATGAGGCTCGACATAGAGATGCCCTACGTGAACGTGGAGGATTTCAAGATAGCCCTCAAAAACGCGCTGAAGGAGTGATTCCCGTGCTCGGAGTGGAGGTCCCCAAAAAGACCCTCGGCTACCTTCTCCTGGTCTTTCTGCTGGCGTCATTTGCAGGCTATGGAATCGGAACCGCCAGCCCGGGAACCGCGGTAGATGCCGTCAAGAGGATAATCGAGCAGATAGGACCCATCTCGGACTCCAGCTTCGAGAACTTCGTTAAGATATTCACCAACAACGCGACAGTGGCCCTCATGACCTTCCTCTCGGGCCTGTTCTTCGGCCTCGGTCCATGGTTCATAATGGCCTTCAACGGCCTGATGGTGGGCCTAGTTGTTCTGGCAGTTCACAGAATGAGCGAGGTGCCGATGGGACAGATAATCCTGGGTCTTATCCCACACGGTGTGATAGAGATACCCGCGATAGCCCTGGCGGGTGTGGCCGGTATAGTGTGGTACCGGGAGATAATTGGGGGGGAAGGAAGCGGGGAGGAAAGGTTCAAAAGGGGAGCCGTTAAGGGGCTCAAGCTCTTCGTCCTGTCAGTTCTACTCCTCCTCGTTGCGGCCTTCATTGAGGCCTACGTAACCCCCAAGGTCGCCGGCCTCTGACGCTTCTTCAATTTTTAGCGTCCTGAACGCTCCAGACTCCTCGTACGCTTCTATCTCGCTCAGTATGACGTCCATCGGGTTCTCGAAGCCGCTCACGACGCTTCTTATGTAGGCGCGGTAGCTCCCGTTCATTTCCATCATGCGCTCTGCCATTCTGGCAACCTTCACAGGATCCGTGGAGTGGAACTTGACACCTTTCTCGATCAGCCACCTGGTCACCGCGAGCAGCCTGCCAGGATATGTTGAGATCGTGGGGGTTCCGAGGGCTATCGCCTCCCGGTTCATCGTTCCGCCGGCGCCGATCATCAGCCGGGCGTAGTAGAGGAGGCTCAGGCTGTCCACAGGCTTCTCCGGCATTATGACGTTGTCAAAGCGCTCAAAGCGCTCCCTCTGCTCCTTGGTTCTCGGGAACAGGACTATTGGAATCTCTGAAAGTAGGGGAATGACGTCCTCGAGGACACTCTTTTCGGGCCCGTTGAAGTAGTTGGCCTTGATCGGCTCGGTTCGCATCACTATGTAAGAGTTCTTTCTGAGACCAAGCTCCCTCAGAACCCGAGCCTCCGGCCTGAAGCCGTAGAGGTGGGCCAGCTCGGAAAAGCCGTTCACGGGCCTCATTCCGTTAGGGTCCGCTCCGCTACGGAAGAGTTCGTAGGCGTCTATGGCCTTTGGAAACAGGAGAAGCCGGGTGTAGGGGAGAATGAGCTTGTTCTGACCGATGGCCGTTTCGTTGTCTACGAAGCCTATCGACGGTATCTGGAGGCCAAAGGCAACGCGCGGGGCCTCTGCGGAGTGCTTGTAAAGCGCGAGATCAGGCTTCTCCTCGATTATGAGCTTGCTGAGCCGATACATTCTCTCGGAGCTTGCCAGGAGCTTTCCCTCAAGGGTTGCCCCACCGTGCTTACCAACCACGTAGTAATCAAAGCCATACATATCGAGTATTCCCGTAAGGCCGTCGAACTCGCGGGTGGTCAGAAGGACCTCATGCCCGGCCTTTTCAAGCTCCCTGATTACACCCTTGAAGAAGTGAACGTGAGGAGCGTTCGTGATGTCTATCCATACCTTCATTCCACCCACCATACTACTGGACAGCCCTGTTCAATATAAGGCTTTCCCAAAAACGGTTGTAAAGCCTTCTTTTCAACACTTTAACATGGTGTCCCCACCGGAAAGAACGTTTAGAACGCTTTCTGTCTATGAAAACAAAGCTCAGGAATGATAAAATTCCAATCGGGGCATCATTATCCTGCGGAGTTTATGATAACGGCCCATATGCAAAGAAACCGGGCCGGAAACCGTTTTCTGGAAAAGGCTTTTATTCCACCAAGCCTAGAACCGCTGGGTGAAGAGAATGCTGGAGAAGATCGAGACGGGAACGGCAGAGATCGCGGTCATCGGCCTGGGATACATAGGCCTTCCAACTGCCATAATGTTCGCCAACGCCGGGTTCAAGGTTACCGGCTATGAAATCAGAGAAGATGTTGTTGAGAGGATAAACTCGGGGAAAGCACACATCGTTGAGCCCGAGATTGACGAGCTCCTCAGGAGGGCCGTCGAGAGCGGGAACCTTAAGGCGACTTCCAACCCAAGGGATATAGAGGGAAAGGACGCCTACATAATATGCGTCCAGACGCCCCTGAAGGACGACAAAACACCGGACCTGAGCTACCTTGAGAGCGCCGTTAGAACCGTTGCAGGGGCCATGAAAAGGAACTCCCTAGTCGTCATAGAGAGCACCGTTCCACCGCTCACCACCGTTAAGATGGCGGGGCTCATAGAGGAGCTGACGGGCTTCAAAGCTGGAGAGGACTTCTACATGGTTCACGCCCCGGAGAGGGTGATGCCGGGGAGGATATTCAAGGAGCTCGTCTACAACTCTCGCATCTTCGGCGGGATAACGCCCGAGAGCGCGGAGATGGCGGAGAAGCTCTACCGCTCCTTCGTCCGGGGGCAGACCTTCAAGACCAGCTCCACCGTCAGTGAAGTCGTCAAGCTAATGGAGAACACCTTCCGCGACGTGAACATAGCCCTAGCGAACGAGTTCGCCTTCCTCGCGCACCAGTACGGGATAGACGTCTTTGAGGCGATAGAGCTGGCCAACACCCACCCGCGGGTCAGGATACACTCGCCCGGCATAGGCGTCGGTGGGCACTGTCTCCCGAAGGACCCCCACCTTCTCCTCTGGCCGGCTAGGGAGGACTTCGGGCTGATAAGGCTTGCAAGGGAGATAAACGACTCGATGCCCCTCTTCACCAAGGATTTGCTCTTCTCGGCCCTCAGGGAACTCAACGTTCCGCCGGAGGACGCTGTAGTGGCGGTTCTCGGCCTGGCCTACAAGGGCGACAGCGACGACACGAGGAATTCCCCCGCCCTGGCATTCATAGAGGCCATCGAGGGTGACGTCGCGGAGGTGAGAACCTACGACCCCTTCGTAGGGGGGAGCGCGGGGAGCGTTGAAGACGCTCTTAGGGAGGCCGACGCGGCCGTCATAGCTACAGACCACACGGCCTTCAAGTCCCTCGACTGGGAGAAACTCGGAGAGCTCATGAGGACAAGGATTCTGATAGACGGCAGGCACGTAGTTGAAAACCCGCCGAGGGGCTTCCTATTCAAGGGCATCGGGAGGGGGGAGTATTGAGGCCCGCCTTCGTCTTCGGAACGCGGCCGGAGATAATAAAGCTCGCCCCCGTCATAAGGGCGTTTGAGGAGAGGGGCGTTAAACCGCTCCTCGTGCACACGGGCCAGCACTACGACTACGAGATGAGCAGGGTCTTCCTTGAGGAGCTCGGGCTTCCCGAGATAGACCACCACCTGGAGGTAGGCTCAGGCACACAGGCGGAGCAGACCGGGACGGCGATGATAAAGATCGAGCGGGTCCTGATGGACGAGAGGCCAGATGTAACCATTGTCCAGGGCGACACCAACACGGTTTTAGCTGGAGCCCTGGCAAGCGTCAAGCTGAAGATACCTGTGGCTCACGTTGAAGCGGGCCTGAGGAGCTTCGACAGGACGATGCCGGAGGAGATAAACAGGGTTTTAGCGGATCACGCGAGTGAGGTCCTCTTCGCGCCGACCGAAGAGGCTAAGAAAAACCTTGAACGCGAGGGCATAACGGAGAACGTCTACGTCGTCGGCAACACCGTCGTTGATGCGGTTCTTCAGAACGCTGAGCTGGCCGAGAGGAAGAGCGACGTCCTGGAAAGGTTCGGCCTGAGGCCAGGGGAGTACGTTCTAATAACGGCCCACAGGGCCGAGAACACCGACAGCAGAGAGAACCTGGCCAAGCTGGTGGAAATCCTCGAGAGCCTGCCGATGATCGGAATCTACCCCATGCACCCCCGCACGAGGAACAGGCTGAAGGAGTTCGGCCTGTGGGAGAGGGTAAGCTCGATAGGGAACCTGATCGTGACCAAACCCCTCGGCTACCTCGACTTCCTCAGGCTGGAGAGGAACGCCTTTGCGATAATGACGGACTC
This Thermococcus cleftensis DNA region includes the following protein-coding sequences:
- a CDS encoding DUF6541 family protein; amino-acid sequence: MGFNISRYLFEDILYRISISPAIGMSILSIFAYCFSIVHVDLNVLEYVVIFLITVTFDIGDFRLITSQKKSEYIPLVKLLLTVFLVVGVRALVFKMPTDNVDNYFHATKIQYILEYMTLFPPKVPVFNVFTYPAGYHVLVSLVVLVSGDLIPHAMLVVRLWSWAFIVLGTYLFASVWFDRKIRLYASMLILVTNICTYYLLVYINPNFIGLYFFMVLLALAYLDIENAGNSKALTIFTVLIGVGALSVPPYGFQNWVFVLSVYLLLKIISREMSIKKALSVGVMYFVTPVVLYVLLNPYFLWPQLASDVTIEYPWASYVGVVVGNLAIFKGKNPMDTWWKFMYIIRWATIRNSNYLATIFLFLGPIAAMRKKLKRKETLSLLAFTVFVILLMLNRLTYNVPVPFLEPLPWRECSSG
- a CDS encoding pro-sigmaK processing inhibitor BofA family protein; this translates as MLEELLLLFFLFLAIMLVVKVGFGVIKYLVANAIIGLIILWFTNWIGISDVPLTALNVLVVAIGGILGVIALIIVYWF
- the prf1 gene encoding peptide chain release factor aRF-1, yielding MSHKSAEMYELKKKVEELKNHRGRATELVSLYIPAGYDINKVMQQLREEYGTAQNIKSKSTRKNVLGALERAMQHLKLYRKTPENGLALFVGNVSEQEGVSDIRLWAIVPPEPLKVRLYRCDQTFVTEPLEEMLRVKDAYGLITVEKNEATIGLLRGKRIDVIDELTSNVPGKTRAGGQSARRYERIREQETHEFMKRIGEHANKAFLPLLEKGELRGIIIGGPGPTKEEFVEGDYLHHELRKKIIGVVDISYHGEYGLRELVEKASDILKDHEAVKERHLIQNFFRHLVKDTGMITYGEKEVRQALELGAVDTLLISEGYDKVRVRAKCNNCGWSEEKTMSEQEFHVYRKKLTHCPKCGSQNISFEKWDVAEEFIKMAEEAGSNVEIISLDTDEGQQFYKAFGGLGAFLRYKIH
- a CDS encoding arginine--tRNA ligase; its protein translation is MGYGEVKERVKLILEEALDEMLKEAGKEWNGEITFDDTPSIELGDFGTAVAFQLARVFRRAPKLIAEELADRIKDKLPGEIAEVRAVNGYINFYLNYDVFGKALVQEILEKGEVYGESDVGKGKKVIVEHTSVNPTKPLHMGHARNAVLGDTMARIMRKLGYIVEVQNYIDDLGVQFAQVLWGYLNLREEFEKIEAELMEKNLKEDFIDHVMGLLYVEVNKRIEENSEVDGEVRELMKKLEEGDNEIAEIGRKLAERVVKAQMLTTYRMGIAYDLLSWESDIMRSGIFGEAYGLIEKNENFFWATEGKYRGAFVMDLRKLFPDMKNPFLVLRRSDGTATYTGKDIAYHLWKFGKVKADMLYRPWDRIGNHETWTTAPDGEEMPGKFGRGDIVINVIGAEQRHPQMAIKYALQLLGFEDAAGNFHHLAYEHVVREEGKFSGRKGTWVGFTVDEVLNEAVQRARELVEEKNPGLSEREKEEIAEAVGVGAVRFNLVKYSPDKVITFRWDDVLNFEGESAPYIQYAHARCASILRKADESGLDVGWKSLLEKADFSGLTNREKELIKLLAKFPEVIESAGRDIKPHLVPAYLNELASLFNKFYMDHPVLKAEEGIREERLLLVLAVKQVLRNGLELLGIEAPEKM
- a CDS encoding lipoate protein ligase C-terminal domain-containing protein, whose protein sequence is MKHRVGEHKAKKGLIRIEFDEKDGIAEHVKITGDFFMHPEEAIQELEQRLEGRRVEELEHLMDEFFAMRLDIEMPYVNVEDFKIALKNALKE
- a CDS encoding stage II sporulation protein M, whose amino-acid sequence is MLGVEVPKKTLGYLLLVFLLASFAGYGIGTASPGTAVDAVKRIIEQIGPISDSSFENFVKIFTNNATVALMTFLSGLFFGLGPWFIMAFNGLMVGLVVLAVHRMSEVPMGQIILGLIPHGVIEIPAIALAGVAGIVWYREIIGGEGSGEERFKRGAVKGLKLFVLSVLLLLVAAFIEAYVTPKVAGL
- a CDS encoding DUF354 domain-containing protein, whose protein sequence is MKVWIDITNAPHVHFFKGVIRELEKAGHEVLLTTREFDGLTGILDMYGFDYYVVGKHGGATLEGKLLASSERMYRLSKLIIEEKPDLALYKHSAEAPRVAFGLQIPSIGFVDNETAIGQNKLILPYTRLLLFPKAIDAYELFRSGADPNGMRPVNGFSELAHLYGFRPEARVLRELGLRKNSYIVMRTEPIKANYFNGPEKSVLEDVIPLLSEIPIVLFPRTKEQRERFERFDNVIMPEKPVDSLSLLYYARLMIGAGGTMNREAIALGTPTISTYPGRLLAVTRWLIEKGVKFHSTDPVKVARMAERMMEMNGSYRAYIRSVVSGFENPMDVILSEIEAYEESGAFRTLKIEEASEAGDLGGYVGLNEGRNEEE
- a CDS encoding UDP-N-acetyl-D-mannosamine dehydrogenase, with the translated sequence MLEKIETGTAEIAVIGLGYIGLPTAIMFANAGFKVTGYEIREDVVERINSGKAHIVEPEIDELLRRAVESGNLKATSNPRDIEGKDAYIICVQTPLKDDKTPDLSYLESAVRTVAGAMKRNSLVVIESTVPPLTTVKMAGLIEELTGFKAGEDFYMVHAPERVMPGRIFKELVYNSRIFGGITPESAEMAEKLYRSFVRGQTFKTSSTVSEVVKLMENTFRDVNIALANEFAFLAHQYGIDVFEAIELANTHPRVRIHSPGIGVGGHCLPKDPHLLLWPAREDFGLIRLAREINDSMPLFTKDLLFSALRELNVPPEDAVVAVLGLAYKGDSDDTRNSPALAFIEAIEGDVAEVRTYDPFVGGSAGSVEDALREADAAVIATDHTAFKSLDWEKLGELMRTRILIDGRHVVENPPRGFLFKGIGRGEY
- the wecB gene encoding non-hydrolyzing UDP-N-acetylglucosamine 2-epimerase, whose translation is MRPAFVFGTRPEIIKLAPVIRAFEERGVKPLLVHTGQHYDYEMSRVFLEELGLPEIDHHLEVGSGTQAEQTGTAMIKIERVLMDERPDVTIVQGDTNTVLAGALASVKLKIPVAHVEAGLRSFDRTMPEEINRVLADHASEVLFAPTEEAKKNLEREGITENVYVVGNTVVDAVLQNAELAERKSDVLERFGLRPGEYVLITAHRAENTDSRENLAKLVEILESLPMIGIYPMHPRTRNRLKEFGLWERVSSIGNLIVTKPLGYLDFLRLERNAFAIMTDSGGIQEEAIILNVPCLTLRYNTERPETIEAGGNVLVGLEKERAIGYLRKLMDDEEFYRRMASAPNPFGDGKAGERIAEILMGLYEEGKLKVKSSKFI